From Halostagnicola kamekurae, the proteins below share one genomic window:
- a CDS encoding acyl-CoA dehydrogenase family protein, with the protein MSLTNEQRLIRDTVREFVESEVSEAASTAESEQQFPEAVWDGLAELDLTGLTVPTEYGGIDVDELTYSIVNEELAAGHLAVATALSVHCLATSCIRTFGSEAHKERWLPSMADGRPVGAFALSEPHAGSNPAEMTTEARLEESLGDDNSDEYVIDGTKQWITNGERAGVVILFAKTDRDDPGTITQFLVPKDADGLSVGKKEDKLGLRASDTTTLVFDDVRIPAENRLTAVGDGLQAAFSILTGGRIAIASQAVGVARAALEDAVAYANEREQFGDPIIEHQAIGQKLADMQTNVQAARLLARDAARKNEDGVDPMAASMAKYFASETAVDVAGEAIQVHGGYGYTTDFDVERYYRDAKITTIYEGTSEIQKKIIAGHLKQ; encoded by the coding sequence ATGTCCCTCACGAACGAACAACGGCTGATCAGAGATACCGTCAGGGAGTTCGTCGAATCGGAGGTTAGCGAGGCTGCATCGACAGCCGAGAGCGAACAGCAGTTTCCTGAAGCCGTCTGGGACGGCCTCGCAGAACTCGACCTGACGGGGCTGACCGTCCCGACGGAGTACGGCGGAATCGACGTCGACGAACTCACCTACAGCATCGTCAACGAGGAACTCGCGGCGGGCCACCTCGCGGTCGCGACGGCCCTTTCGGTCCACTGTCTCGCGACTTCCTGCATCCGCACGTTCGGCTCGGAGGCCCACAAAGAGCGGTGGCTTCCGTCGATGGCCGACGGTCGTCCGGTCGGCGCCTTCGCGCTGTCCGAACCCCACGCCGGATCGAATCCAGCCGAGATGACGACTGAGGCCCGCCTCGAGGAAAGTTTGGGTGATGACAACAGCGACGAGTACGTCATCGACGGAACGAAACAGTGGATCACGAACGGCGAACGCGCTGGCGTCGTTATTCTTTTCGCCAAAACCGACCGGGACGATCCGGGGACAATCACCCAGTTTCTCGTGCCCAAAGACGCGGACGGGCTCTCGGTCGGGAAGAAAGAGGACAAACTCGGGCTTCGAGCGAGCGATACGACGACGCTGGTGTTCGACGACGTCCGTATCCCAGCTGAAAACCGCCTCACTGCTGTCGGCGACGGGTTGCAAGCCGCTTTCTCGATTCTCACCGGCGGCCGTATCGCGATCGCGAGTCAGGCCGTCGGCGTCGCCCGAGCCGCTCTCGAGGACGCTGTCGCCTACGCGAACGAACGCGAGCAGTTCGGCGACCCGATCATCGAACACCAGGCGATCGGACAGAAACTCGCGGACATGCAGACGAACGTCCAGGCCGCACGGTTGCTGGCTCGAGACGCCGCCCGAAAGAACGAGGACGGGGTCGATCCGATGGCCGCCAGCATGGCGAAGTACTTCGCGAGCGAGACGGCTGTCGACGTCGCAGGCGAGGCCATTCAGGTCCACGGCGGCTACGGCTATACGACCGATTTCGACGTCGAGCGCTACTATCGCGACGCGAAGATAACGACGATCTACGAGGGCACTTCCGAGATCCAAAAGAAGATTATCGCCGGCCATCTAAAGCAATAA
- the rdfA gene encoding rod-determining factor RdfA: MTGESDSRRRTKVERVIDTYDLDEWGARLEAEWLGDGGNRTSLRDLATEFNIAILQKALREAGGTPTRRDVENTYEILTDQEGSSAERIRKRRGLERTGVDIDEVRSDFVTHQAIHTYLTTVREAELPKDDDDESRRDRKKETIQRLASRTQVVTDSTVGELVRAGLLTDRQYDVLVSVTVVCEECGTTYTVDELIDTGGCECTP; this comes from the coding sequence ATGACAGGTGAGTCGGATAGCCGCCGACGAACGAAGGTCGAGCGAGTGATCGATACCTACGATCTCGACGAGTGGGGGGCCCGACTCGAGGCCGAGTGGCTCGGCGACGGCGGGAATCGAACGAGTCTGCGCGACCTCGCGACCGAGTTCAATATCGCGATTCTCCAGAAAGCGCTTCGAGAAGCCGGCGGCACACCGACACGACGAGACGTCGAGAACACCTACGAGATACTGACCGACCAGGAGGGCAGTTCCGCAGAGCGGATTCGGAAACGACGGGGCTTAGAGCGCACCGGGGTCGACATCGACGAGGTTCGATCAGATTTCGTCACCCACCAGGCGATCCACACGTATCTCACGACGGTCAGGGAAGCCGAACTCCCGAAAGATGACGACGACGAATCGAGACGAGACCGAAAGAAAGAGACCATCCAGCGTCTGGCGAGTCGGACCCAGGTCGTTACGGATTCGACCGTCGGGGAACTGGTTCGGGCCGGATTGCTCACGGATCGCCAGTACGACGTGCTCGTCTCGGTGACGGTCGTCTGTGAGGAGTGTGGAACGACCTACACCGTCGACGAACTCATCGATACGGGTGGCTGTGAGTGTACGCCGTGA
- a CDS encoding archaea-specific SMC-related protein, with the protein MSTARSLESTIDLTAENIGGIDETSVRLHPGVNVLTGRNATNRTSFLQAIMAALGSEQSSLKGDADRGAVELTFGDDEYTRSLFRQNGGVSFDGDPYLEDPELADLFAFLLESNEARRAVGRGDDLREIIMRPIDTDEIEAEISALETEKRELDDRIAELERLEEELPDLESERVSIDEEIDRLTARIGELETELEEHEINVDESRTRKDELETAFEQLRDARKELESVEYDLETERESLAELEREREELEETIDEQTADDTESPDQLDGRISELRERKRSLDSKLTELQNVIQFNENRLSGDGVALEGELGAPADSAELTDQLVETSDEIVCWTCGSSVERDRIESTLERLQSLHQQTLAERNDVQDTIDELATRKATIQENAQRRSRLERKLSSIEDEIELRDEQIDSLVDERDRLRERVERLESEAESFEDTDYSDVLETHRELNRVELELEERRSDRERVEGRIEELETAVDERADLSERRAELEQELTELRTRVERIESDAIDAFNDHMESILGVLEYANIDRIWIERRETNVREGRSTVSKTAFDLHVVRTTDDGATYEDTIGHLSESEREVTGLVFALAGYLVHNVYEVVPFMLLDSLEAIDSDRIASVVEYFEEYVDCLVVALLPEDAEPLPESHHYVTEI; encoded by the coding sequence ATGTCAACAGCGAGGTCACTCGAATCGACTATCGATCTCACCGCCGAAAATATTGGCGGGATCGACGAAACATCGGTTCGGCTACATCCGGGCGTGAACGTCCTCACGGGACGAAACGCGACCAACCGAACGTCGTTTCTGCAGGCGATTATGGCTGCACTCGGAAGCGAGCAGTCCTCGCTCAAGGGCGACGCGGATAGGGGAGCAGTCGAGTTGACGTTCGGAGACGACGAGTACACCCGATCGCTGTTTCGCCAGAACGGCGGCGTCTCCTTCGACGGCGATCCGTACCTCGAGGATCCGGAGCTCGCAGACCTCTTCGCGTTTCTCCTCGAATCGAACGAGGCGAGGCGAGCGGTCGGCCGCGGTGACGACCTCCGAGAGATCATCATGCGGCCAATCGATACTGACGAAATCGAAGCCGAGATCAGCGCCCTCGAAACCGAGAAACGGGAACTCGACGACCGAATCGCCGAACTCGAACGCCTCGAGGAGGAACTGCCCGATCTCGAGTCAGAACGAGTCTCCATCGACGAGGAAATCGATCGCCTCACGGCGCGGATCGGCGAACTCGAGACCGAACTCGAAGAACACGAGATCAACGTCGACGAGAGCCGAACGCGAAAGGACGAACTCGAAACGGCCTTCGAGCAGCTTCGAGACGCGCGCAAGGAACTCGAATCCGTCGAATACGATCTGGAAACCGAACGAGAGAGCCTGGCAGAACTCGAGCGAGAGCGGGAAGAACTCGAGGAAACGATAGACGAGCAGACGGCCGACGACACTGAATCGCCCGACCAGTTAGACGGTCGTATTTCGGAGCTTCGAGAGCGGAAGCGATCGTTGGATTCGAAGCTCACCGAGCTTCAGAACGTCATACAGTTCAACGAGAATCGGCTGTCGGGAGACGGTGTCGCCTTGGAGGGCGAACTCGGTGCGCCTGCCGATTCGGCTGAACTCACGGACCAGTTAGTCGAAACGTCTGACGAAATCGTCTGCTGGACCTGCGGGTCGAGCGTCGAACGCGACCGCATCGAATCGACGCTCGAACGACTGCAATCGCTTCATCAACAGACGCTTGCAGAGCGCAACGACGTACAGGACACGATCGACGAGTTGGCAACACGAAAGGCGACGATACAGGAAAACGCCCAGCGTCGGAGCCGACTCGAGCGGAAACTGTCGTCGATCGAGGACGAAATCGAACTGCGAGACGAACAGATCGACTCGCTCGTGGACGAACGGGACCGACTCCGCGAGCGGGTCGAACGACTCGAGAGCGAGGCGGAATCGTTCGAGGACACGGATTACAGCGACGTTCTCGAGACACACCGCGAGCTTAACCGTGTCGAACTCGAACTCGAGGAGCGACGTTCGGACCGAGAGCGCGTCGAGGGTCGCATCGAAGAGCTCGAGACGGCGGTCGACGAACGAGCGGATCTGTCCGAAAGACGCGCAGAACTCGAACAGGAGTTAACGGAGTTACGTACCCGCGTCGAACGAATCGAATCGGATGCGATCGACGCGTTCAACGACCACATGGAGTCGATCCTCGGCGTCCTCGAGTACGCGAACATCGACCGAATCTGGATCGAGCGTCGCGAAACGAACGTTCGAGAAGGTCGATCCACTGTCTCGAAGACCGCCTTCGACCTCCACGTCGTTCGAACCACCGACGACGGAGCGACCTACGAGGACACGATCGGACACCTCTCGGAAAGCGAACGGGAGGTGACCGGCCTCGTCTTCGCGCTGGCCGGCTATCTGGTTCACAACGTCTACGAGGTCGTTCCGTTCATGTTGCTCGACTCGCTCGAGGCGATCGACTCCGACCGGATCGCCTCGGTCGTCGAGTACTTCGAGGAGTACGTCGACTGTCTCGTCGTCGCCTTGCTTCCCGAAGACGCCGAACCGCTCCCCGAGTCCCATCACTACGTCACCGAGATATAG
- a CDS encoding helix-turn-helix domain-containing protein — protein MVEARDKLAEKIAGEIALSEDPGATLRKWRTDFEIAQNDLADELDVSVSVISDYETGRRENPGSGTIRRTVKALLDIDEYRGGAHIRQHTRALSAGVDSGIILDLHEYRANVSLAQCYENIEATEVETGERTTVAGHTVVDSVEAIRHLSSSEFYNLYGQSTNRALVFTNNTSGKGALVALRVINPTPNAVVLHGVSEAELWEYAPDLARSENISLAVTTIDIDLLLERLRDAPE, from the coding sequence ATGGTCGAAGCACGGGACAAACTGGCCGAAAAAATCGCGGGTGAGATCGCCCTAAGTGAAGATCCGGGTGCGACGCTTCGAAAGTGGCGCACGGATTTCGAGATCGCACAGAACGATCTCGCCGACGAGCTCGACGTCTCCGTCTCTGTCATTTCGGATTACGAAACGGGTCGACGAGAGAACCCGGGAAGCGGAACGATCCGGCGCACGGTCAAGGCCTTGCTCGATATCGACGAGTACCGCGGCGGCGCTCACATTCGCCAGCACACGCGGGCGCTCTCTGCCGGGGTCGATAGCGGAATTATTCTGGATCTACACGAATATCGTGCGAACGTTTCGCTCGCACAGTGTTACGAGAACATCGAGGCGACGGAGGTCGAGACAGGGGAACGCACGACCGTCGCAGGACACACGGTCGTCGACAGCGTCGAGGCGATCAGACACCTCTCGAGCAGCGAGTTTTACAACCTCTACGGACAGAGCACCAATCGTGCGCTCGTCTTTACGAACAACACCTCGGGGAAGGGAGCGCTCGTGGCGCTGCGAGTGATCAATCCGACGCCGAACGCCGTCGTCCTCCACGGGGTGAGCGAGGCGGAGCTGTGGGAGTACGCGCCCGATCTCGCCCGCAGCGAAAACATCTCCCTCGCCGTGACGACGATAGACATCGATTTACTTCTCGAACGACTCCGAGACGCTCCGGAGTGA
- a CDS encoding helix-turn-helix transcriptional regulator, giving the protein MYDLTGFQRDLLLVIEGLDEPHGLAIKDELEDYYEKEIHHGRLYPNLDTLVEKGLVEKGELDQRTNFYTTTRRGRREIEARREWENQYIDV; this is encoded by the coding sequence ATGTACGACCTCACTGGATTCCAACGTGACTTGCTGTTAGTAATCGAAGGACTGGACGAGCCACACGGGCTCGCAATCAAAGACGAACTCGAGGACTACTACGAAAAGGAGATTCATCACGGCCGGCTGTATCCGAATCTCGACACGCTCGTCGAGAAGGGGTTGGTCGAAAAAGGCGAACTCGATCAACGGACGAACTTCTATACGACCACGCGGCGAGGTCGACGTGAGATCGAAGCCCGCCGCGAGTGGGAGAACCAGTACATCGACGTCTGA
- a CDS encoding FAD-dependent oxidoreductase: MQRAEQTDPYIDVAVLGGGVIGISTALYLELRGYSTAIYTEKIPFRDEPAPRFATPYAAASIKPASVTMSEQRQALSISQDVFRLFADSGSMGIRQQAHFVVYERDRADPSYAEIVSGFRRLSEVGRHPKRPDARSVFGWQFEAYFAELPAYLSRCYALYESIGGHVFERSLTRDDCRNLPGEALVNCTGLGARDLFPDPRPWTVHVGHQVLADGVQLVRNDDGEPFSYNYTPDPDAVGDGTAGEVYAYPRMDTLVLGGSRIEVSPDDEWNGDVPGRSRSVGGVEVPSRIIDLNQELLETYAGVTLERGELTGRYGFRPVRDPDGQGVRLERVSLDGRPVVHNCGHGGAGVTLSWGSAAKACELVEEVLEPEPTSLSVPREFAVAERLADRIRCGRYS; the protein is encoded by the coding sequence ATGCAGCGAGCCGAACAAACGGATCCGTATATCGATGTCGCGGTTCTCGGCGGCGGTGTCATCGGAATCTCAACTGCACTCTATCTCGAGTTACGAGGGTATTCGACCGCCATCTATACCGAAAAGATCCCGTTCCGGGACGAGCCAGCGCCGCGGTTTGCGACGCCGTACGCCGCTGCATCGATCAAGCCGGCGTCGGTAACCATGTCGGAACAGCGGCAGGCGCTTTCGATTTCCCAGGACGTATTCCGACTGTTCGCGGACTCGGGATCGATGGGAATCCGCCAGCAGGCACATTTCGTCGTCTACGAACGAGATCGTGCCGATCCTTCGTACGCGGAGATCGTGAGCGGATTTCGACGCCTGTCCGAGGTCGGACGGCACCCGAAACGTCCGGACGCCCGATCCGTCTTCGGGTGGCAGTTCGAGGCCTACTTCGCCGAACTCCCGGCGTATCTCTCCCGCTGTTATGCCCTCTACGAGTCCATCGGCGGGCACGTATTCGAACGCTCGCTCACTCGAGACGACTGTCGCAACCTTCCCGGCGAGGCGCTTGTGAACTGCACCGGACTCGGCGCTCGAGACTTGTTCCCGGATCCACGGCCGTGGACGGTTCACGTCGGACATCAGGTGCTCGCAGATGGAGTTCAGCTCGTCCGAAACGATGATGGCGAGCCGTTTTCGTACAACTATACGCCAGATCCCGACGCTGTCGGGGACGGAACGGCTGGCGAAGTGTATGCCTATCCTCGGATGGACACGCTCGTGCTGGGCGGCAGTCGAATAGAGGTCTCGCCGGACGACGAGTGGAACGGAGACGTTCCGGGTCGTTCCCGGTCGGTTGGCGGAGTCGAGGTGCCATCACGCATCATCGACCTGAACCAGGAGCTCCTCGAGACGTACGCTGGCGTGACACTCGAACGAGGAGAGCTGACCGGCCGCTACGGGTTCCGACCCGTTCGTGACCCCGATGGCCAGGGCGTTCGGCTCGAGCGCGTTTCGCTCGATGGTCGTCCAGTCGTGCACAACTGCGGCCACGGTGGTGCCGGCGTCACCCTCTCCTGGGGCTCCGCAGCGAAGGCGTGCGAACTGGTAGAAGAAGTGCTAGAACCGGAGCCGACTTCGCTTTCCGTGCCGCGCGAGTTCGCGGTTGCCGAGCGGTTGGCGGACCGAATTCGCTGTGGCCGCTACTCGTGA
- a CDS encoding asparaginase, whose product MPTVYVIATGGTIASTSSERGTVPTESVQELMDASLEGVDHVDLELVQLAQIPSSELTIADLEALGNRVRDVADDADGVVVLHGTDTIEETAYFLDLVLEETVPVVLTGAQRANDSLNPDGPANVRGALAAASHDHVRSGTYVFFNDRLHAARPVTKAHSTNLDAYDSGNYGIVAERTPEGFWFYRRPESLTASIPAETVTATVDIVPTSTGTTGAQIETALERGVDGIVVDALGLGNVPAGVADAIDDAIDDGIVVSIATRCRNGVVSPVYGSDGGAAVLAEKGVLFASNLPAHKARIKLLVALSYYSPRTVDRAFDSRTFEGHGYQSSESE is encoded by the coding sequence ATGCCGACTGTCTACGTCATTGCCACCGGTGGGACAATTGCCAGCACCTCGAGCGAACGCGGCACGGTTCCGACGGAATCGGTCCAAGAGTTGATGGACGCCTCGCTGGAGGGGGTCGACCACGTCGACCTCGAGTTGGTCCAACTCGCGCAAATACCGAGTTCGGAGCTGACGATCGCCGATCTCGAGGCGCTCGGAAATCGCGTTCGAGACGTCGCCGATGACGCTGACGGCGTAGTCGTCCTCCACGGAACCGATACGATCGAAGAGACCGCCTACTTCCTCGACCTCGTTCTCGAGGAGACCGTCCCGGTCGTTCTCACGGGCGCACAACGAGCGAACGATAGCCTGAACCCCGACGGACCGGCAAACGTTCGCGGAGCCCTCGCCGCGGCGAGTCACGATCACGTTCGATCCGGGACCTACGTCTTCTTCAACGATCGACTCCATGCGGCTCGACCGGTAACCAAAGCTCACAGCACAAATCTCGACGCGTACGACTCCGGCAATTACGGTATCGTTGCCGAGCGAACGCCCGAGGGGTTCTGGTTCTACCGTCGGCCCGAGAGTCTCACAGCATCGATCCCGGCTGAAACGGTGACGGCAACTGTCGATATCGTTCCCACGTCGACGGGAACGACGGGTGCGCAGATCGAGACCGCCCTCGAGCGCGGCGTCGACGGGATCGTCGTCGACGCGCTCGGATTGGGAAACGTCCCCGCCGGGGTCGCGGACGCTATCGACGATGCGATCGACGACGGTATCGTCGTCTCGATCGCGACGAGATGTCGGAACGGCGTCGTCTCGCCCGTATACGGATCCGATGGGGGAGCCGCAGTCCTCGCGGAAAAAGGCGTCCTGTTCGCATCGAATCTCCCGGCACACAAGGCCCGAATCAAACTGCTGGTCGCCCTGTCGTATTATTCCCCACGGACCGTCGACCGAGCGTTCGACTCTCGCACGTTCGAGGGACACGGATACCAGTCGTCGGAGTCAGAGTGA
- a CDS encoding Na+/H+ antiporter NhaC family protein, with the protein MPYESLPFAALALAPPLLAIVLAMYTRQVLVSLFAGVWIGALMIADWNPIAATALSMDWLVEVVRSPFDTKFLLLIMFMGAGAAFIYKSGGILALENWIGDHVTTARDSQVLTWLIGIFIFFDSYTSTIVTGNATRELSQENNTSREMHAYVLDSTTSPVTTFGPVSNWIGYQVSMIIVGFEAARFTAEEVGITAFGLFLQSIPWNIYCFLAFFMVGFISITQRFYGPMLNAEWRARKEKKTRRDDATPLSDIETDVGEPSEKNPTLINFFAPILSLLVVGLVSMWWLGGGHQSGVDIATAFQETDVALGLLYGSFAFMVVGMVGSIGFGTMDLEEASDTVISGFKTMMIAAAIIVLAWSIGHAAEQVGTAQYIVDVMVNSGVPGSFLPLLIFLAAMFIAFTTGTSWGTMAILTPLAIPLGYELSGLSILPVLVGVLFGGAIWGDHVSPISDTTVMSSIFAGSDHIDHVRTQIPFAMTAAGVTVLMLLLYAIGITSAVVLLPLSIVVTAVAVVALNKVDARRKDLPEVMPTTEAIDSGEINVEALENGTRTEETRINGTYKFFESIPVISIGIVVGYLCLVFAFMQLGY; encoded by the coding sequence ATGCCATACGAATCATTGCCGTTCGCAGCGCTAGCATTGGCACCTCCATTGCTCGCGATCGTACTCGCGATGTACACGCGACAGGTGTTGGTGTCGCTGTTCGCCGGCGTTTGGATCGGTGCGTTGATGATCGCCGACTGGAACCCGATAGCCGCAACGGCGCTATCGATGGACTGGCTCGTCGAAGTCGTCAGATCGCCGTTCGATACCAAATTCTTGCTCTTGATCATGTTCATGGGGGCCGGGGCCGCGTTTATTTACAAATCGGGCGGTATTCTCGCCCTCGAGAACTGGATCGGAGACCATGTTACTACCGCCCGTGACTCGCAGGTGCTCACCTGGCTCATCGGAATCTTCATCTTCTTCGATTCGTATACGAGTACGATCGTGACCGGGAACGCCACTCGAGAACTCTCCCAGGAGAACAATACGTCCCGGGAGATGCACGCGTACGTGCTGGACTCGACGACTTCGCCCGTCACGACGTTCGGTCCCGTTTCGAACTGGATAGGGTATCAGGTCTCGATGATCATCGTCGGGTTCGAGGCCGCGCGATTTACGGCCGAGGAAGTTGGGATTACAGCGTTCGGCCTGTTCTTACAGAGCATTCCGTGGAACATCTACTGCTTTCTGGCGTTTTTCATGGTCGGATTCATTTCGATCACCCAGCGATTCTACGGCCCGATGCTGAACGCGGAGTGGCGCGCCAGGAAAGAAAAGAAGACCCGACGAGACGACGCGACGCCCCTCTCGGATATTGAGACCGACGTCGGTGAGCCAAGCGAGAAGAACCCGACGCTGATCAATTTCTTCGCGCCGATCCTTTCTCTTCTGGTGGTCGGACTCGTCTCGATGTGGTGGCTCGGTGGAGGCCACCAGTCCGGCGTCGATATCGCGACTGCGTTCCAGGAAACCGATGTGGCACTCGGCTTGCTCTACGGTTCGTTCGCGTTCATGGTCGTCGGTATGGTCGGTTCTATCGGTTTCGGGACGATGGACCTCGAGGAGGCGAGTGATACCGTAATTAGCGGGTTCAAGACGATGATGATCGCGGCGGCGATCATCGTGCTGGCCTGGAGTATCGGCCACGCGGCTGAACAGGTTGGGACAGCCCAGTACATCGTCGACGTGATGGTCAACAGCGGCGTCCCGGGTTCGTTCCTGCCGCTACTGATCTTCCTCGCCGCGATGTTCATCGCGTTTACGACGGGAACGTCGTGGGGAACCATGGCTATTCTGACGCCGCTCGCGATTCCGCTCGGCTACGAGCTATCCGGGCTATCGATTCTCCCGGTCCTCGTTGGCGTCCTGTTCGGTGGCGCGATCTGGGGCGATCACGTCTCACCCATCAGTGATACGACTGTCATGTCCTCGATTTTCGCCGGTTCGGATCACATCGATCACGTGCGCACGCAGATTCCGTTCGCGATGACCGCAGCAGGTGTGACGGTACTGATGTTGCTTTTGTACGCGATCGGAATTACCTCCGCGGTCGTCCTCCTGCCGCTTTCGATAGTGGTTACGGCGGTCGCGGTCGTCGCGCTGAACAAGGTCGACGCACGGCGCAAAGACCTCCCCGAAGTCATGCCGACAACCGAGGCGATCGACAGCGGGGAGATAAACGTCGAGGCGCTCGAGAACGGAACTCGAACCGAGGAGACACGTATCAACGGGACCTACAAGTTCTTCGAGTCGATTCCGGTGATTTCGATCGGTATCGTCGTCGGATATCTCTGTCTGGTCTTCGCGTTCATGCAACTCGGCTACTGA